The Spirosoma sp. SC4-14 DNA window TTTGAGAAAAATTGGTCCACCCAGGCGAAGCGGATTCGGTGCTGGCCTGGCAACAGCAAATGCCGGAAACGCGAGACCGCCAGTCAAAACGGCGGATGACTGCAAAAAACGACGACGTGTAAGCGATTTCATGGGCTAATCAGGCAAAACAACACCGAAGAAAGAATACAATAGCCTGGCTTTTACTCAAACAGACTCATTCCATTCCTACTTTCAATATCCGGCCAACCTCTTTGTGGTAAAGCCTGCCGATTGGGAGCTCCTGCCCGGCTATATCGACGTAGCTGGGCGTATAGGCTGCTATTTTATCGATAGCGACAATAAATGAGCGGTGAATTCGCAGGAAATTCGATTCGGGCAACATCTCTTCCAGCGAGCTGATACTTTGCTTTACAACCAATGGCCGAGCCGATGTAGTTATGATTTTAACATAATCCTTCAGGCTTTCGACGTAGAGAATATCGTGTATGAATACCTTCACCATTTTGCGATCGACCCGGAAATAGAGAAACGAGTTCGTAGGTGCCAGTTCGGGCTGCTTTTCAACTACCGAAACACGACCCATGTCGGGCTGGCTAGTTCTGAGTGCTGGTAATTCGGTTTTCATCACCTTGGCCACCGCCCGCAGAAACCGCTCAAACGGAATTGGTTTCAGCAAATAATCGACAATATCGAGTTCATAGCCTTCCAGTGCATAATCGACATAGGCCGTCGTAAAAATAATTTTGGGTGGCTGCCGTAAGCTACGGACAAAATCGGTACCGAGCAGTTTAGGCATTTTAATGTCGAGAAACAGTAAATCA harbors:
- a CDS encoding LytTR family DNA-binding domain-containing protein, giving the protein MPIRCLLVDDEPPALEIIESYVEMVDGLEVVGKCYNAIQAFGILQSTAVDLLFLDIKMPKLLGTDFVRSLRQPPKIIFTTAYVDYALEGYELDIVDYLLKPIPFERFLRAVAKVMKTELPALRTSQPDMGRVSVVEKQPELAPTNSFLYFRVDRKMVKVFIHDILYVESLKDYVKIITTSARPLVVKQSISSLEEMLPESNFLRIHRSFIVAIDKIAAYTPSYVDIAGQELPIGRLYHKEVGRILKVGME